A genomic stretch from Plasmodium reichenowi strain SY57 chromosome 2, whole genome shotgun sequence includes:
- a CDS encoding exported protein (hyp2), with translation MLHVYFKIFYIALLFGLIFFNQNVCIQKGPYEVNNEHKKLKTRTFNYLREKEVHEPNKMEKHNQMEKHNQMEKHNQMEKHNQMEKHNQMEEPNIIEESNKIEKVNQTKSPLRNQQIQINNTIDKIIQNSDGDEKLQRLKSTSWLINNMESSEEVKQRLRGLAQSYIYNPDESKKRKIIKEIYKYSKKEKNDDVKNMFLKILKCRDLSNTEPREYHLPLEGISRPCCLFVY, from the exons ATGTTACatgtttattttaaaatattctaTATAGCACTTTTATTTGGATTAATCTTTTTTAATCAAAAT GTGTGTATACAAAAAGGACCATATGAAGTGAATAatgaacataaaaaattaaaaacaaGAACATTCAATTACTTAAGAGAAAAGGAAGTACACGAACCAAATAAAATGGAAAAACACAATCAAATGGAAAAACACAATCAAATGGAAAAACACAATCAAATGGAAAAACACAATCAAATGGAAAAACATAATCAAATGGAAGAACCAAATATAATAGAAgaatcaaataaaatagagAAAGTAAATCAAACAAAATCACCATTAAGAAATCAGCAgattcaaataaataatactattgataaaataattcaaaatTCCGATGGAGATGAAAAACTTCAAAGACTTAAGAGTACTTCCTGgttaataaataatatggaaTCATCTGAAGAAGTTAAACAGAGACTTAGAGGGCTAGCACAgtcatacatatataacCCAGATgaatcaaaaaaaagaaaaataattaaagaaatttataaatatagtaaaaaagaaaaaaatgatgatgttaaaaatatgttctTAAAAATACTTAAATGTAGAGATTTAAGTAACACAGAGCCTCGAGAGTATCATTTACCTTTAGAAGGAATATCTAGACCTTGTTGTCTTTTcgtatattaa